A window of the Henckelia pumila isolate YLH828 chromosome 3, ASM3356847v2, whole genome shotgun sequence genome harbors these coding sequences:
- the LOC140887753 gene encoding cleavage stimulating factor 64: MAAAPQSQHRCVFVGNIPYDATEEQLIQICEEVGPVVSFRLVTDRETGKPKGYGFCEYKDEETALSARRNLQGYEINGRQLRVDFAENDKNADRNREQGRGGPGVAANIDPQKQVGGPVALGDPNFYQPLGDSVAMAAATVMAGAIGAAQTASSSDQIGLQTQALSGIDPLTRHLGKMSRNQLTEIMSELKVMATQNKDQARQVLLAIPNLPKAIFQAQIMLGMVSPQMLQMPNIRQPSAPAMQYLVQSGQTLPGLPPLPQNKSHFVSLPASLESQMSASAPKQYAPLTHVSAQSQIQHSQLMKNQIPHQAQLLVQSGVSSLPSVRPQLSGGLSVRPQSHVPISSSLNKQAQPAMSRQSVSSTSSGMSEHKDQKGLALSSSGKVNIRNNNQDQVIRAPKLVKLSDGRSTTVSEDASMQTQASAASQTFVLSGKQISRAEESSKSEKQASKMQLPLDVDSALLEQVLNLTPEQLNSLPPDQRQQVIQLQNMLRQAA, translated from the exons ATGGCTGCCGCTCCTCAATCTCAGCATCGCTGCGTATTTG TGGGGAACATACCTTATGATGCGACTGAAGAGCAGCTTATTCAAATATGCGAGGAGGTCGGTCCTGTTGTTTCCTTCAG ATTGGTTACCGATAGAGAAACTGGGAAACCGAAGGGTTATGGATTTTGTGAATATAAGGATGAAGAGACAGCTTTAAGTGCTCGCCGAAATCTTCAGGGATATGAAATAAACGGTCGGCAGCTAAGGGTTGACTTTGCTGAGAATGACAAGAATGCTGACAGGAACCGAGAGCAG GGTAGAGGCGGTCCAGGTGTTGCTGCAAATATTG ACCCTCAAAAACAAGTCGGAGGTCCAGTGGCACTTGGGGATCCAAATTTTTACCAGCCATTGGGTGATTCTGTTGCCATGGCTGCTGCAACTGTCATGGCTGGAGCCATTGGAGCCGCTCAGACTGCTAGCTCGTCTGATCAGATTGGGTTGCAAACTCAGGCCCTATCGGGCATTGATCCTTTGACTCGACATTTGGGCAAAATGTCTAGGAACCAGTTAACAGAGATTATGTCTGAATTGAAG GTAATGGCTACACAAAATAAAGATCAGGCCCGACAGGTCTTACTTGCCATCCCGAACTTGCCAAAAGCTATTTTTCAG GCCCAGATAATGCTTGGAATGGTTTCTCCACAAATG ttgcagatgccgaATATTAGACAACCGTCAGCCCCAGCAATGCAATACTTGGTGCAAAGTGGTCAAACTCTTCCTGGATTGCCTCCTCTTCCACAGAACAAATCACATTTTGTTTCGTTGCCAGCTTCACTTGAAAGTCAAATGTCTGCTAGTGCACCAAAGCAGTATGCTCCACTAACACATGTGTCGGCACAATCTCAGATTCAGCATTCACAACTTATGAAAAACCAAATTCCACATCAAGCTCAACTGCTTGTGCAGTCTGGAGTTTCATCCCTTCCGTCTGTTCGTCCACAGTTATCGGGCGGCCTGTCAGTCAGACCACAAAGTCATGTGCCAATTTCCTCTTCATTGAACAAACAAGCGCAACCTGCAATGTCACGACAG TCTGTATCCTCAACATCCTCAGGTATGTCAGAGCATAAGGATCAGAAAGGGCTAGCTTTGAGTTCATCGGGGAAGGTGAATATTAGGAATAATAACCAAGATCAAGTGATTAGGGCACCTAAACTGGTGAAATTGAGTGATGGAAGGAGCACCACTGTATCAGAAGACGCGAGCATGCAAACACAAGCTTCTGCAGCTTCCCAAACGTTTGTTCTTTCCGGAAAACAAATATCCCGAGCAGAAGAATCTTCAAAGTCTGAGAAGCAAGCCTCTAAG